The uncultured Sphaerochaeta sp. genome includes the window CTCGGGGATAATGGTCACCTGAACGGGGATCATGAGCGTAAAGATCAAGAGGGAGAAAATGAGATTCTTTCCCTTGAATTGCATGGTTGATAGCGCGAATCCTGCAAGTGAACAGACCAGGATCTGTCCAAATGCTGCCAATGCATAAACCCAAAGACTGTTGATGGTGTATCTACCGAAGTTGTACTGGGTGAAGACTTCCTGGTAATTATCGAACACCTGGTCGGTGAAGAGAAGGTCGGGGATGAACTTCGGGGGTACAGAGAAGATGTTCTTCTCCGACATGAATGAGTTGGAGACCATCCAGAGGAAGGGAAAGATATAGAGAATCGCAACAACGGCAATCAGGAGGAGACGATATCGGTCTGCGTTTTTCTGTTTCATCGTCTTTCTCCTCAATCCAAGTTCTGGACCAGATGCTTCTTGATGTAGAAGTTGAAAATGGTCATCAGTCCCACGAAGAGCAGGAGGATATAGGCTATCGCTGAAGCATAGCCTACCCGGTAGTAGACGAAAGCATTGAGGTAGACATCATAGACCAGGGTGTTGCTCGCGTTCTGTGGGCCTCCCTTGGTCATGGCATAGATCAGCTCGAAGTTCTTGAACGAGTCGATGATGGTGATGGTGAGTACGAAAAACAGGGTTGGCATCAGCATGGGTAGGGTAATCCTGAAGAAACTCTGGAATGCATTGGCCCCATCAACTCGTGCTGATTCCAGTGTATCCCTGTTGATACCCTGCAAACCTGCGAGGAAGATGATCATATAATAGCCGCTCATCTTCCAGACTTGCACCGAAGCTACGGTGTTAAGCACAAGACGGGTATCCCCAAGCCAGTAGGGTGGGGTCAGCCCAATAGCCTCGATAAGGTTGTTCACCAACCCATAGGTGGGGCCGAGCATCCAGTTCCAGATGATTCCCACTGCTACAGCAGAGGTTACCACGGGGAGGTAGATGGCTGAGCGGAAGAAGGAAATTCCCTTGATTCGGACATTTATTAGGACTGCAAGGGCGAGTCCTATCACGATGGATCCTGCCACGTATACCAGGGAGAACTGCAAGGTATTGCGTACAATCAACAGGAAATCTTCACTGGTGAGGAGTTCCTGATAATTTCCGAGTTTGATGAATGCAGGGGAGCTCAAGAGATTCCAATCGGTAAAGCTGAGGTAGAGAGAAGAGACGATAGGGATGAGACGGAATACCAGAATGCCGATTACGGTGGGTATGATGAACACCCAGGGAGTGAGCTTGCTGTGCCATCGGTATGGGGGGTGGGTCATCAATTGGTTTCCTTACTAACAATGTGGTTGCCTGATCTTCCAGGCAACCAACCTATAAAAATTGTAATCTACTTGTAGTACCGCTTCAAGACGGAGTTGATGTTCTCAGTTCCCTTTGTAAATGCCTCGTCAAAGCTCATATGACTGTTGATGATGGCATCAATGGTACCGTTCAATCCAAGGGATTCTGAGCCGCCGTAGCCTCTCCATTCACTCCACCCCATGGTGTAGCTTGTGGTCATTGGACCGCTCGCCTGCTCTCTGAGGAGGTTCATCTCCTCGCCTGGCTGTTTGCTTGGATCGGCAAACAGGGGATCTTCTGCAAGTTTCTTTGCAGAGGGAATCTTTCCTGCCATGTAGACATCAAGGTTGATTCCTTCTCCTGCAACGTACTTGGCAAACTTCCAGGCCATTTCAGGATGCTCGGTGTTTGGTGCAAGAGCATAGCTGTCTGGCCATCCATAGGTTAGATTGCTTGGCCCCGCAGGTCCACTGGGAACCCGTGCAATGCCCCATCGCATGTCATCGCCTACATTCTTTCTGAGTGTATCGACAAACCAGGATCCATCAACCCACATCGCTGCTACTCCCTGGCTGAATACATCCTGCTGCTGGAAGCTGGTCATGTCCTTCTGGGGAGGGGCAACCTTGTCAACGAGAACAAGGTCAGTCAGCATCTTGATGGCATCCATGGCATTCTTGTCAGGATTGAACTGCATGGTGTTCTTATCAATGAGTTTTCCATTGTTTGCATAGACCCAAGGCTCTATATGCGCATAGCGACCATAGAACCAGTGTCCCCACTGGTCGGTTTTTCCGTCCCCGTTCTTGTCGATGGTGAGCTGCTTGGCTGCTTTCTTGAAGTCATCCCAGGTCCAGTCATCACTCGGGTAGGCAACACCGGCTGCGTCGAATGCATCCTTATTGTAATAGAGCACTGTGGTGACCAATGCAAAGGGAATGGAGTAGTAACTTTCTGTGTTGCTGATCTCTTTACTGGTGTCGAATATGGATTGATAGAAGTTTGTGAAGGTGTCATCATTCTTGATAAAGGAATCAAGATTGTACAAAAGACCGGCCTTCGCCCACTCCTCAATATAACCAGAGCTCATGGTAAAGACATCAGGGAGTTTGTTCTGGTTGGCCTGAATGCGGATCTTGGTCCAATACTCCTTGGTTCCCACTATGGTGTTATTGATTGTAACCCCAGGGTTGGCCGCCTCGAAGGCGCTGATGATCTGCTCGTTCTGTTCAAGCAGCTCAGGATCCCATGTCCACCACTCCAATGTGATTTCTTCTGTTCCCGTCTTGGTTTCTGCTCCACCTGCTGCAAACAGGAGACCCAATGTAAGAAGGATTACCAGCGTCATCAGTAGTTTTTTCATCTCGACACTCCTTTTTCTGTAAACGAATTCCTAAGCAACCTTGCTTCCAGGATAGCAGGGGATGTATTGGGTCTCTCATTCCATCCTGTGTTGCAATTGGTTGCATTTTACCATTATATTTTTAGAAAGGCAATCGAGAAACAGTGGGGCTGAAAGGGTTTTTTACTCCGGGAAGATACAACAAACCCGCCTCTTATGAGACGGGTCTGTATGCTGGAGCCAAAGGGACTCGAACCCTCTACCTACTGATTGCGAACCAGTCGCTCTACCAGATGAGCTATGGCCCCCTGAACGCATACACAAAATTATCGCAGAGAAGGCAAACTGTCAACTCTGCTGTCCGAGGGATGCGGCTATGAAGCCACTGAAAAGCGGATGTGGACGGTTTGGCCGGCTCTTGAACTCGGGGTGATATTGCACTCCGATGAAGAATGGATGGGATGCAATCTCCACAGCCTCCACCAAGGTTTCGTCAGGACTGGTGCCACTGATGACCAGGCCTTTTTCCTGAAGGATATCCCTGAACTCGTTGTTGAACTCATAGCGGTGGCGGTGACGTTCTCCAATTTGCTCAGTCTGTTTGTACACATTGCTCATGAGTGTATTCGGCCTCACCATGCAGGGGTAGGTGCCCAGGCGCATGGTACCTCCTTTGGGGATGTTACCCCGCTGGTCTGGCATCAGGGCGATAACCGGATGCTTGGAATCGGGTGCAAATTCTGAGGAGTGTGCGTCGATGAACCCTACCACATGGCGGGCAAATTCTATGACGGCGATTTGCATCCCGAGACAGATTCCAAGGTAGGGGATTCTCTGTTCCCTGGCATACCGGGCTGCAAGTATTTTTCCTTCAATGCCCCGGTCTCCAAATCCTCCAGGAACGAGGATTCCATCTGCCTCACACAGGAGCTTTTCTACCGTATCCTTGGTCACCTCTTCACTGTCCACCCAGTCGATCTGGACTTCGGCCCCATGTTCCCACCCACCATGCTTGAGCGCTTCCATCACACTGAGGTAGGCGTCGTGCAACTGGATATATTTTCCCACCAAGGCGATGCGGACCTGTTTCTTTGCACCTTCGATGCGTTTAAGCATTGTCTTCCACTCAGAGAGGTCAGGCTCCCTGGTTTTCAGTTTCAGCTCCCTGCAGACAATCTCATCGAGTTTTTCGGCTCTCAGCATCATTGGAGCCTCATAGAGTACCGGTACCGTTTTGTTCTCGATGACACAGTCGCGCTTCACATTGCAGAACAGGGCAATCTTGTCCTTGATGCTCTCCTCCAACGGTTCGTCACTGCGGGTCACAATGATATCGGGGAAGATACCACTTGCCATCAACTCTTTCACCGAGTGCTGGGTTGGTTTGCTCTTGTGTTCAGCGCTGCTTTTCAGGTAGGGAACCAGTGTTACGTGGATGAAAATACAGTTGTCTTGTCCCACCTCGTGCCCTATCTGTCTGATGGCCTCCAGGAATGGTTGGCTCTCGATATCACCAGTGGTTCCCCCGATTTCGGTAATGATTACCTCTGCTTCGGTCTTCCTGTCCAGTGCATAGATTGCCTCTTTTATCTCCGTGGTTACATGGGGAATGATCTGGACGGTGGATCCCAAGTAGGCTCCGCTGCGTTCCTTGCTCAGTACGTTCCAGTACACCCTTCCGCTGGTGAGGTTGCTGTACTTGTTCAGGTCCTCATCAATGAATCTCTCGTAATGTCCAAGGTCGAGGTCGGTCTCTGAACCATCCTCGGTCACGAAGACCTCCCCATGTTGGTAAGGACTCATTGTTCCAGGGTCCACGTTCATGTAGGGGTCGAGCTTCTGGGCTGCAATCTTCAGACCTCTTGCTTTTAAAAGTCTTCCCAGTGATGCTGCGGTAATGCCTTTCCCGAGGCCCGAAACGACCCCGCCCGTCACAAAAATGTGTTTGGCCATATGTATCATTCTCCTTGTCTCTTGTTTCACATCTGGTAGGTCTTCAGTAGGGAAAGAGCAATGGCATACCGACTTTTACGCAGATCCATTGCCTGCTTTTCCATGTAACGGTGTGCTTGCTGCTCATCCATACCAAGGTTTTCGATCAAGACCCATTTTGCCTTGTCGATGATCTTGATCTCTTCAATTTTCTTGTGGAGTTTCTCATTCTCTGTATGCATTGCTGTCAACCGGCGACGCATAGAGCGTGCCAGAGAGAGCGCTTGGAAAAACATTTGGCGAATTACTGGCTTGCTGACCACAAGCACCCCTTGCTCGGAGAATAGAGCCTCACACTGTTCAAAGTACTGGTTCCGTACTACAAGGATGGAACCTGCCAGGCTCTGCTGTACCACCATGACGGCCAGTTCCTCTCCAGATTCATCCAACAGAGGAGCATTGATGACCACCAAGTCGAGTTCCTGGTCAAGTACCATACGCCTGGCCTCTCCTGCGCTCAGACAGTGAAGGAGCTCAATGGATCGGTCATGCTCTCGCATGAGCGAACACAATGAGTCACATCCTTTCTGTGTTGATGATACAACCAGCGCTCGAAGCATGGACCCTCCTCTTACGTCGTCAGGAAATAGGCTTTTCGACTCGCCTCAAACGGGTCTACAGCTGTCTCATAGGACCTCCACTCCGCTCCCTTTGCCTCAAGGAAACAGGTGAGCAGACGGTCAGGGATGTTGGAACGCACAAAATCGCTGTTCTTTGCCAGTTCCATGGCTTCGGCCAAGGAGGAGGGGAGCAGGCGACCTGTCTTCTTTTGGTATGCTGACCCCTGGTACTCTTCCTCAAGGGGAAGATTCCCCCTGATTCCTTCCAAGGCAGCACTAAGCAGTAGGGTGATGGCAAGGTATGGGTTGCAGGCTGGGTCGGCTGAACGAACCTCAATCCGGCGGTATTCCCCACTGGTGTAGGGAATGCGGATAAGCAGGGAGCGGTTTGCCCGGCCCCATCCCACATATTTGGGAGCTTCGAAAGAACCGAGGCGCTCAAAGGAGTTTGCAAGTGGATTGAGAAAGAGGGAGATCTCCTGGATCCTATTTAGGATTCCAGCGCTCATCGCTGCCTCAAGCTTGTTGTACTGCTCTCCCACTGCCTTGATGGATAGGTTGAAATGCAGCCCACTCCCACTCTCTCCCTGCAATGGCTTGGGGAGGAATGAAGCGAACAAGCCACTACGGTCGGAGATGGTCTTTACGACTGATTTGAACGTGATGAAATCGTCTGCCGCCTCAACAGGGGTTCCATACTTGAAATCAATCTCATTCTGTCCTGGTCCTGACTCATGATGACTTCGTTCAGTGTAGAAACC containing:
- a CDS encoding sugar ABC transporter permease — encoded protein: MTHPPYRWHSKLTPWVFIIPTVIGILVFRLIPIVSSLYLSFTDWNLLSSPAFIKLGNYQELLTSEDFLLIVRNTLQFSLVYVAGSIVIGLALAVLINVRIKGISFFRSAIYLPVVTSAVAVGIIWNWMLGPTYGLVNNLIEAIGLTPPYWLGDTRLVLNTVASVQVWKMSGYYMIIFLAGLQGINRDTLESARVDGANAFQSFFRITLPMLMPTLFFVLTITIIDSFKNFELIYAMTKGGPQNASNTLVYDVYLNAFVYYRVGYASAIAYILLLFVGLMTIFNFYIKKHLVQNLD
- a CDS encoding sugar ABC transporter substrate-binding protein; its protein translation is MKKLLMTLVILLTLGLLFAAGGAETKTGTEEITLEWWTWDPELLEQNEQIISAFEAANPGVTINNTIVGTKEYWTKIRIQANQNKLPDVFTMSSGYIEEWAKAGLLYNLDSFIKNDDTFTNFYQSIFDTSKEISNTESYYSIPFALVTTVLYYNKDAFDAAGVAYPSDDWTWDDFKKAAKQLTIDKNGDGKTDQWGHWFYGRYAHIEPWVYANNGKLIDKNTMQFNPDKNAMDAIKMLTDLVLVDKVAPPQKDMTSFQQQDVFSQGVAAMWVDGSWFVDTLRKNVGDDMRWGIARVPSGPAGPSNLTYGWPDSYALAPNTEHPEMAWKFAKYVAGEGINLDVYMAGKIPSAKKLAEDPLFADPSKQPGEEMNLLREQASGPMTTSYTMGWSEWRGYGGSESLGLNGTIDAIINSHMSFDEAFTKGTENINSVLKRYYK
- a CDS encoding ANTAR domain-containing protein; this translates as MLRALVVSSTQKGCDSLCSLMREHDRSIELLHCLSAGEARRMVLDQELDLVVINAPLLDESGEELAVMVVQQSLAGSILVVRNQYFEQCEALFSEQGVLVVSKPVIRQMFFQALSLARSMRRRLTAMHTENEKLHKKIEEIKIIDKAKWVLIENLGMDEQQAHRYMEKQAMDLRKSRYAIALSLLKTYQM
- a CDS encoding glutamine synthetase family protein, giving the protein MTNTQQEVMQFIKEQDVRFARLVFCDIFGQIKNISISASELERAFSSGISFDASSVKGFLEVEESDLLLFPDPATLSILPWRPAQGRVVRFFCSIKKPDGTLFEGDTRSLLQETVRKAALQGYSFGVGPECEFYLFKTDENGRPTYQPLDEGTYLDVAPLDKGENVRREICLTLEQMGFYTERSHHESGPGQNEIDFKYGTPVEAADDFITFKSVVKTISDRSGLFASFLPKPLQGESGSGLHFNLSIKAVGEQYNKLEAAMSAGILNRIQEISLFLNPLANSFERLGSFEAPKYVGWGRANRSLLIRIPYTSGEYRRIEVRSADPACNPYLAITLLLSAALEGIRGNLPLEEEYQGSAYQKKTGRLLPSSLAEAMELAKNSDFVRSNIPDRLLTCFLEAKGAEWRSYETAVDPFEASRKAYFLTT
- a CDS encoding CTP synthase; this translates as MAKHIFVTGGVVSGLGKGITAASLGRLLKARGLKIAAQKLDPYMNVDPGTMSPYQHGEVFVTEDGSETDLDLGHYERFIDEDLNKYSNLTSGRVYWNVLSKERSGAYLGSTVQIIPHVTTEIKEAIYALDRKTEAEVIITEIGGTTGDIESQPFLEAIRQIGHEVGQDNCIFIHVTLVPYLKSSAEHKSKPTQHSVKELMASGIFPDIIVTRSDEPLEESIKDKIALFCNVKRDCVIENKTVPVLYEAPMMLRAEKLDEIVCRELKLKTREPDLSEWKTMLKRIEGAKKQVRIALVGKYIQLHDAYLSVMEALKHGGWEHGAEVQIDWVDSEEVTKDTVEKLLCEADGILVPGGFGDRGIEGKILAARYAREQRIPYLGICLGMQIAVIEFARHVVGFIDAHSSEFAPDSKHPVIALMPDQRGNIPKGGTMRLGTYPCMVRPNTLMSNVYKQTEQIGERHRHRYEFNNEFRDILQEKGLVISGTSPDETLVEAVEIASHPFFIGVQYHPEFKSRPNRPHPLFSGFIAASLGQQS